A window of Panicum virgatum strain AP13 chromosome 8K, P.virgatum_v5, whole genome shotgun sequence contains these coding sequences:
- the LOC120643393 gene encoding uncharacterized protein LOC120643393, producing the protein MALRDGDAALPNLSISGAALAALLHRCAAATGDCDGLLFGRASHLPAPPASLSDYDDLAAAAPPAPALTISVSSHCSLSHPSSLSDPLGRFHPPSSSDPSSASAGAAVGFFSSRRRTALRPSMRELALAHSLSKTLITAHPLLFILVSPSASPNFSTHSYDYRAFLLLASRLVPASLTVVNVGPGFRDQYHAFSPQSPMPCLPSSPAPAGHAHTTLGESKAVDEMVDGFGIGRLQGILGSAAGQAAEMDDMYAGMLRKLEKLAREVEKSNIRVLEQENRNLLLRFKCAGME; encoded by the exons ATGGCGCTCCGCGACGGGGACGCCGCGCTGCCCAACCTCTCCAtctccggcgccgccctcgccgcgctcctccaccgctgcgccgccgccactggcgACTGCGACGGCCTCCTCTTCGGCCGCGCGTCCCAcctcccggcgccgccggcctccctctccgACTacgacgacctcgccgccgccgccccgcccgccccCGCGCTCACCATCTCCGTCTCCAGCCACTGCTCGCTCtcccacccctcctccctctcagATCCCCTCGGCCGATTCcatcccccctcctcctcggaTCCCTCCTCCGCGTCAgcgggcgccgccgtcggcttCTTCTCCTCCCGCCGTCGCACCGCGCTCCGCCCCTCCATGCGCGAGCTCGCCCTCGCCCACTCCCTCTCCAAGACCCTCATCACCGCCCACCCCCTCCTCTTCATCCTCGTCtccccctccgcctcccccaATTTCTCCACCCACTCCTACGACTACcgcgccttcctcctcctcgcctcccgCCTCGTCCCGGCCTCGCTCACCGTCGTCAACGTCGGCCCCGGATTCAGGGACCAGTACCACGCCTTCTCCCCACAGTCTCCCATGCCCTGCCTGCCATCCTCGCCTGCGCCCGCAGGTCACGCTCACACGACCCTCGGAGAGAGCAAGGCGGTCGATGAAATGGTCGACGGGTTCGGGATCGGGAGGCTGCAAGGGATCCTGGGCTCTGCGGCAGGGCAGGCGGCGGAGATGGATGACATGTATGCAGGGATGCTCAGGAAGCTGGAGAAGCTCGCCAGGGAGGTGGAGAAGAGCAATATCCGTGTTCTCGAGCAG GAAAATCGGAACCTGCTGCTGAGGTTCAAATGTGCAGGAATGGAATAG
- the LOC120643392 gene encoding laccase-23-like: MSTSSVLLMTLQVAALLLCWLLQQTVVAKEQYHEFVVQEAAVTRLCRKHSIMTVNGQFPGPALEVSEGDSLIVRVINRGGYNVTVHWHGVRQMRTGWSDGPEYVTQCPIRPGQSFTYRFTVAGQEGTLWWHAHSSWLRATVHGALIIRPRSGVPYPFNAGKPPAREIPILLGEWWDMNPMDVVRTATRTGAAPNISDALTVNGQPGDLYRCSSKDTTTFPVRSGETNLLRFINAALNTELFVSLAGHTMTVVGADASYTKPHATSVLMIAPGQTTDVLVTFDQPPGRYYLAARAYASAQGVPFDNTTSTAIFDYGGGSGSPAMPTLPAYNDTGTATAFTTSLRGLRKAELPSRVDENLFFTVGVGLVNCSAAGQQSCGGPNNTRFAASINNVSFVLPSTLSILQAARYQGGGGGGVFSADFPGTPPVQFDYTAQNVSRALWQPVPGTKVYRLRYGAAVQVVLQGTSILAGENHPIHLHGYDFYILGEGFGNFNAARDTGRLNLEDPPMRNTVGVPVNGWAVIRFVADNPGVWLMHCHLDVHITWGLAMAFLVEDGVGELQSLEAPPPDLPLC, translated from the exons ATGTCAACGTCCTCAGTGCTCCTGATGACCCTGCAGGTTGCTGCTCTTCTCctctgctggctgctgcagcaGACAGTAGTTGCCAAGGAGCAGTACCATGAGTTCGTG GTCCAGGAGGCGGCGGTGACGAGGTTGTGCCGGAAGCACAGCATCATGACGGTGAACGGGCAGTTCCCGGGGCCGGCGTTGGAGGTGAGCGAGGGCGACTCCCTGATCGTGAGGGTCATCAACCGGGGCGGCTACAACGTGACGGTGCACTGGCACGGCGTCCGGCAGATGCGGACGGGGTGGTCGGACGGGCCCGAGTACGTGACGCAGTGCCCCATCCGCCCTGGCCAGAGCTTCACCTACCGCTTCACCGTCGCCGGGCAGGAGGGCACCCTGTGGTGGCACGCCCACAGCTCCTGGCTCCGGGCTACCGTACACGGCGCCCTCATCATCCGCCCCCGCTCCGGCGTCCCTTACCCCTTCAACGCCGGCAAGCCACCCGCCAGGGAGATCCCCATCCTGCTCG GGGAATGGTGGGACATGAACCCCATGGACGTGGTCCGCACCGCCACCCGCACCGGCGCCGCGCCCAACATCTCCGACGCCCTCACCGTCAACGGCCAGCCCGGCGACCTCTACAGGTGCTCCTCCAAGGACACCACCACGTTCCCCGTCAGGTCCGGCGAGACCAACCTGCTGCGCTTCATCAACgccgcgctcaacacggagctcTTCGTCTCCCTCGCCGGCCACACCATGACCGTCGTCGGCGCCGACGCCTCCTACACCAAGCCCCACGCCACGTCGGTGCTCATGATCGCGCCCGGCCAGACCACCGACGTCCTCGTCACCTTCGACCAGCCGCCCGGCCGGTActacctcgccgcccgcgcctacGCCAGCGCCCAGGGCGTCCCCTTCGACAACACCACCAGCACCGCCATCTTCGactacggcggcggcagcggcagccccGCGATGCCGACGCTCCCGGCCTACAACGACACGGGCACGGCGACGGCGTTCACGACGAGCCTGCGCGGCCTGCGCAAGGCGGAGCTCCCGTCGCGCGTGGACGAGAACCTCTTCTTCACCGTGGGCGTGGGGCTCGTCAACTGCTCGGCGGCGGGCCAGCAGAGCTGCGGCGGGCCCAACAACACGCGGTTCGCGGCGAGCATCAACAACGTCTCCTTCGTGCTGCCGTCCACCCTGTCCATCCTGCAGGCGGCGCGCtaccaaggcggcggcggcggcggcgtgttcaGCGCTGACTTCCCCGGCACCCCGCCGGTGCAGTTCGACTACACGGCGCAGAACGTGAGCCGCGCGCTGTGGCAGCCGGTACCCGGCACCAAGGTGTACAGGCTCAGGTACGGCGCCGCCGTGCAGGTGGTGCTGCAGGGCACCAGCATCTTGGCCGGCGAGAACCACCCCATCCACCTCCACGGCTACGACTTCTACATCCTGGGCGAGGGGTTCGGCAACTTCAACGCCGCCAGGGACACGGGCAGGCTGAACCTGGAGGACCCGCCGATGAGGAACACGGTGGGCGTGCCGGTGAACGGGTGGGCGGTGATCCGGTTCGTGGCGGACAACCCGGGGGTGTGGCTGATGCACTGCCATCTGGACGTGCACATCACCTGGGGCCTCGCCATGGCCTTCCTCGTCGAGGACGGCGTCGGGGAGCTGCAGTCTCTCGAGGCACCTCCACCGGACCTCCCGCTCTGCTGA